In a genomic window of Zingiber officinale cultivar Zhangliang chromosome 9B, Zo_v1.1, whole genome shotgun sequence:
- the LOC122024007 gene encoding cycloartenol-C-24-methyltransferase 1-like yields the protein MSKSGALDLALGVGGKIKKEDVQSAAQQYENYHASYGGEEELRKSNYSDMVNKYYDLATSFYEFGWGESFHFATRWKGESLRESIKRHEHFLALQLGLKPGMKVLDVGCGIGGPLREIARFSSTSITGLNNNEYQISRGTELNHLAGLTKSCEFVKADFMKMPFSDDTFDAVYAIEATCHAPDVVGCYKEIYRVLKPGQYFAAYEWCMTDHYNPSNESHKKAKAETELGNGLPDVRTTRQCLDALKLAGFEVIWEKDLASDSPVPWYLPLDTSRFSITSFRLTAFGRFITRTMVKTLEFVRIAPSGSNRVSSFLEKAAEGLVAGGRMEIFTPMYFFLVRKPLSYH from the exons GTATGAAAATTACCATGCCTCTTATGGAGGGGAGGAAGAATTGAGAAAATCAAACTACTCTGATATG GTAAACAAGTATTATGATCTTGCCACTAGCTTCTATGAGTTTGGTTGGGGGGAATCATTTCACTTTGCTACTAG ATGGAAAGGAGAGTCACTGCGCGAAAGCATTAAGAGGCACGAGCACTTCCTTGCGCTGCAATTGGGGTTGAAACCTGGGATGAAG GTCCTGGATGTAGGCTGCGGAATTGGTGGGCCTCTACGTGAGATTGCTAGATTCAG CTCAACATCCATTACAGGGTTAAACAACAACGAGTATCAGATCTCGAGAGGAACG GAGCTCAACCACTTAGCAGGATTAACCAAATCATGCGAATTTGTCAAG GCTGACTTCATGAAAATGCCATTTTCTGATGACACGTTTGATGCAGTCTATGCAATTGAAGCAACTTGCCATGCTCCAGATGTG GTTGGCTGCTACAAGGAGATCTACCGAGTGTTAAAGCCTGGTCAGTACTTTGCCGCATATGAGTGGTGCATGACTGACCATTACAATCCAAGTAATGAAAGCCACAAAAAAGCCAAGGCTGAAACCGAACTTGGTAATGGACTTCCTGATGTTAGAACTACAAGACAATGTCTTGATGCTTTGAAGCTTGCAGGGTTTGAG GTTATATGGGAGAAGGATCTTGCATCCGATTCTCCTGTACCTTGGTATTTGCCTCTGGATACAAGTCGGTTTTCGATAACTAGCTTCCGTTTGACAGCTTTTGGCCGATTTATTACGAGAACAATG GTTAAGACATTGGAATTTGTCAGAATTGCCCCGTCAGGAAGCAACAGAGTTTCATCATTTCTTGAAAAGGCAGCTGAGGGACTTGTGGCAGGAGGAAG GATGGAGATCTTCACGCCAATGTACTTCTTTTTGGTGAGGAAGCCTCTTTCATATCATTGA